A DNA window from Bacteroidales bacterium contains the following coding sequences:
- a CDS encoding response regulator, with the protein MHDKIRVLIIDDESLARELVRKYLSDNPDIEILGECENGFDALKAIRELKPDLLFLDIQMPRIDGFELLEVLDPQPEIIFTTAFDQYAIRAFEMNAVDYLLKPFSKTRLEQAVEKARGRILSTPDASSAGPSIQKLQQQIDNDKKIIERVVTRMGSKITVIPVDKIWYIEAADDYVMIWSESGNHLKEKTMKYFEEHLPEGQFIRTHRSHIINISQVVSLELYSKDSYIAIMKSGAKLKVSAEGYRRLKEKF; encoded by the coding sequence ATGCACGATAAAATCCGGGTTTTAATAATTGATGATGAATCCCTCGCCAGGGAATTGGTCAGGAAATATCTTTCGGATAATCCTGATATCGAAATCCTCGGGGAATGTGAAAACGGCTTCGATGCCCTGAAAGCCATCCGGGAACTCAAGCCCGACCTGCTTTTCCTCGATATACAAATGCCCAGGATCGACGGCTTTGAATTGCTCGAAGTGCTCGATCCGCAGCCGGAAATCATCTTTACCACTGCTTTCGACCAATACGCCATCAGGGCATTTGAAATGAATGCGGTGGATTATCTCCTCAAACCCTTTTCGAAAACCCGCCTGGAACAAGCTGTGGAAAAAGCCCGCGGAAGGATTTTATCAACGCCGGATGCTTCTTCAGCCGGGCCATCTATCCAAAAATTGCAGCAGCAAATCGATAATGACAAAAAGATCATCGAGCGGGTTGTAACCAGGATGGGATCAAAAATCACAGTCATACCTGTCGATAAGATATGGTATATCGAAGCAGCGGATGATTATGTGATGATCTGGTCCGAATCGGGAAATCATCTGAAAGAAAAGACGATGAAGTATTTTGAGGAGCATTTGCCCGAGGGGCAATTTATCCGCACCCACCGGAGCCACATCATTAACATTTCCCAGGTTGTATCATTGGAGCTTTACAGTAAAGATTCCTATATCGCCATCATGAAATCAGGAGCTAAGCTCAAGGTTAGCGCGGAGGGGTACAGGCGGCTCAAAGAGAAGTTTTGA
- a CDS encoding efflux RND transporter periplasmic adaptor subunit has translation MRNVFRLPAILLLTALILTINSCQQKKPQAGLTNTALLPVEVNAVVAIPRELENKIFSTGNILANEEVEIRAEVPGRIISINFQEGSLVRKGDLLVKINDNELQAQLKKLQLDEKLATDDVYRKEKLLELKAVSQEELDISRSQLGVIQAEIELTRAQLEKTGIYAPFSGRIGLRYASPGGYISSSMLIARMQQTDPIKIEFSVPEKYIAGVTANMEILFTVAGSDSVFKGLIYAIEPRIDPSTRSFTVRARCPNPGGILTPGAFTKVNIILEKIPDALVLPSDAFIPDIRGEKVFVCRNGKAATVYVTTGIRTENEVQVVDGINPMDTVIISGLLQLRDQMSVKPRIAGIK, from the coding sequence ATGAGGAACGTCTTCAGGTTACCTGCCATTCTATTACTAACCGCTTTAATTCTCACCATAAACAGTTGCCAGCAAAAAAAACCGCAGGCAGGATTAACAAATACTGCACTGCTGCCCGTCGAGGTAAATGCCGTCGTTGCCATACCACGCGAGCTGGAAAACAAGATATTTTCTACCGGCAACATTCTTGCAAACGAAGAAGTTGAAATCAGGGCAGAAGTTCCGGGACGGATCATTTCGATCAATTTCCAGGAAGGCTCCCTGGTCAGGAAAGGAGATCTTCTCGTGAAGATCAACGACAATGAATTGCAGGCGCAGCTTAAAAAGTTGCAACTGGATGAAAAGCTCGCCACGGACGATGTCTATCGAAAGGAAAAACTACTGGAGTTGAAGGCCGTCAGCCAGGAAGAACTCGACATCTCAAGGAGTCAACTCGGCGTAATTCAGGCTGAGATTGAACTGACCAGGGCGCAACTGGAAAAAACAGGGATCTACGCACCTTTCAGCGGCAGGATTGGCCTTCGCTATGCAAGTCCGGGAGGCTACATCTCTTCGTCTATGCTCATCGCCCGTATGCAGCAGACTGATCCGATAAAAATCGAATTCAGCGTACCGGAGAAATATATCGCCGGGGTCACTGCCAACATGGAAATCCTCTTCACCGTCGCAGGGAGCGATAGTGTTTTCAAAGGGCTGATCTATGCCATTGAACCAAGGATCGACCCTTCAACAAGATCATTTACCGTCAGGGCCCGGTGTCCGAATCCAGGTGGGATCCTTACACCGGGCGCTTTTACCAAAGTAAATATCATCCTGGAAAAAATTCCTGACGCTTTGGTCTTACCATCCGATGCTTTTATCCCTGATATCAGGGGTGAAAAAGTCTTCGTCTGCCGGAATGGAAAAGCAGCAACGGTTTATGTCACGACAGGCATTCGCACTGAAAACGAAGTCCAGGTTGTCGATGGTATCAACCCTATGGATACTGTCATTATTTCCGGGCTTCTCCAGCTCCGTGACCAGATGAGTGTCAAACCCCGGATTGCGGGAATTAAATAA
- the xseB gene encoding exodeoxyribonuclease VII small subunit, translated as MEKKISYTEAISELETIVSEIERGEITIDTLSEKVKRAAELIRICKTKLISTEDDVNKILGEIKE; from the coding sequence ATGGAGAAGAAGATCAGTTATACGGAAGCTATCAGCGAACTGGAAACAATTGTATCGGAAATCGAACGAGGAGAGATTACCATCGACACGCTTTCTGAAAAAGTCAAAAGGGCGGCAGAATTAATCAGGATTTGCAAAACAAAACTCATATCAACTGAAGATGATGTGAATAAGATCTTAGGGGAGATTAAGGAATAA
- a CDS encoding MFS transporter yields MIRRKEIRPIVQGDKRVIHGWVMYDWSNSVYQLTITSAILPSYYAAVTHIGDNYTVSFFGAKVINTVLYSWTIASAYIPLAILSPLMSSMADYTGRRKTFMKVFTWIGALGCGLLFFFDKNTIELGMIAFGLGTFGYAGSIVFYNSFLPVIAKPEDHDRISARGYSMGYLGGVILLLFNLAMIMKPGWFGIPADSSLPPRISFLSVSLWWIGFSQITFTRLPKYTYKKRQGRESVLSNGYRELQSVYRYIRKSRTLSYYLVSYFFFMMGLLSVMFMAASFGKKQIGLDDNVLIPTVLLIQLVGIGGAWSFARLSGRIGNLPALMISLAAWTLICVGAYFITDAAGFVITAFFIGIVMGGTQSLARSTYSKMLPETTDHTSFFSFFDVMEKLATAGGTFSFGLIEAITGSMRYSVVAIGVFFLIGLVFILTIVKAKNK; encoded by the coding sequence ATGATCCGACGAAAAGAAATCCGGCCGATCGTGCAAGGCGATAAAAGAGTCATCCATGGCTGGGTGATGTATGACTGGTCCAACTCCGTCTATCAATTAACCATCACCTCCGCTATTTTACCGAGTTATTATGCTGCTGTTACCCACATAGGGGACAATTATACTGTTTCCTTTTTCGGTGCGAAAGTGATCAACACGGTACTATATTCATGGACTATCGCTTCGGCATATATCCCTCTTGCCATCCTTTCCCCACTTATGTCTTCAATGGCAGATTATACAGGACGCAGGAAGACATTCATGAAAGTTTTCACCTGGATTGGTGCATTAGGCTGTGGACTCCTGTTCTTTTTCGATAAAAATACCATTGAATTAGGTATGATTGCTTTTGGCCTGGGAACATTCGGATACGCCGGAAGTATCGTATTCTATAATTCTTTTCTCCCGGTCATTGCTAAACCGGAAGATCATGACCGGATCAGCGCACGGGGATATTCCATGGGTTACCTGGGGGGAGTCATCTTATTGCTGTTCAACCTGGCGATGATCATGAAACCGGGTTGGTTCGGCATACCGGCCGATTCCAGCCTGCCGCCCCGTATCTCGTTCCTGTCCGTCAGCCTCTGGTGGATTGGTTTTTCCCAGATTACTTTTACCCGGCTTCCAAAGTATACTTACAAGAAAAGACAGGGCCGCGAAAGCGTCTTGTCAAATGGTTACAGGGAACTGCAATCCGTTTATCGCTATATCAGGAAATCACGCACCCTCAGCTATTACCTGGTGAGTTATTTTTTCTTTATGATGGGGCTGCTTTCGGTCATGTTCATGGCTGCATCTTTTGGGAAAAAACAGATCGGGCTGGATGATAATGTCCTCATCCCTACGGTACTTTTAATCCAATTGGTCGGGATTGGCGGGGCATGGTCTTTTGCCAGGTTATCCGGCAGGATCGGCAACCTCCCGGCATTGATGATCTCGCTGGCGGCCTGGACCCTGATCTGTGTCGGCGCCTACTTTATTACTGATGCGGCCGGTTTCGTCATCACCGCTTTCTTCATAGGCATCGTAATGGGAGGTACCCAATCGCTTGCCCGTTCCACCTATTCTAAAATGCTTCCTGAGACGACAGATCACACCTCTTTTTTCAGTTTTTTCGATGTGATGGAAAAACTTGCCACTGCCGGCGGCACGTTCAGTTTTGGTCTGATCGAAGCGATTACCGGCAGTATGCGTTATAGTGTGGTGGCCATCGGGGTCTTCTTCTTAATAGGCTTGGTCTTTATCCTTACAATCGTAAAGGCAAAGAATAAATAG
- the xseA gene encoding exodeoxyribonuclease VII large subunit encodes MEPGIPYQPEVLTLSQLTAGIARVFDESFPNSFWIKAELAKLNHYPGSGHCYPSLVEKEKGMIKAEIRGNIWANDFQRINQKFLQVTKEPLKEGIQILFRALVKYHPVYGLSLQISDIDPSYTLGEMAREKMETIIRLKNEGLFERNHQLPMPLLPKLIAIISVNTSKGFSDFINILENNPWGYSFSCILFPALLQGDKAVDSIISQLRRIDRVAEYFDVVAIIRGGGGDVGLNCYDNYLLAKEVALCRLPVLTGIGHSTNETVVEMIVGQNKITPTDVAYFLIQHFHNFSARLEKSSLKIITLCEKLLEEEKRGWGKLRLRFKPGLLLREKGIDLKNRSEWFAMRVHQLLTHQQVVIDKLDQQVHLLDPRNILRRGYSITYHGGKPLTDTASVNPGEIITTRLYKGEINSEIKSKKE; translated from the coding sequence TTGGAACCTGGAATCCCATATCAGCCTGAAGTGCTTACCCTTTCCCAGCTAACCGCAGGAATTGCAAGGGTTTTCGATGAAAGCTTCCCGAACTCTTTCTGGATCAAGGCTGAACTGGCTAAACTGAACCATTATCCCGGAAGCGGCCATTGTTATCCATCATTGGTTGAAAAGGAAAAAGGCATGATCAAGGCTGAAATCCGTGGAAATATCTGGGCCAATGACTTCCAGCGGATCAACCAGAAATTCCTACAGGTAACCAAGGAGCCGCTGAAAGAAGGCATTCAGATCCTTTTCCGGGCATTGGTTAAATATCACCCCGTATATGGTCTTTCGCTGCAGATCAGCGATATCGACCCGTCGTACACCCTTGGTGAAATGGCCAGGGAAAAGATGGAAACAATAATCAGGTTGAAAAATGAAGGTTTGTTCGAACGCAACCATCAGCTTCCAATGCCTTTGCTTCCAAAGCTGATTGCCATCATATCGGTCAATACCAGTAAAGGCTTTTCTGATTTCATCAATATTCTTGAAAATAATCCCTGGGGCTATTCATTCTCCTGCATCCTTTTCCCGGCATTATTGCAGGGAGATAAAGCTGTGGATTCGATCATCAGCCAGTTGCGCAGAATCGACCGGGTAGCAGAATATTTCGATGTTGTAGCCATTATCCGGGGCGGCGGCGGGGATGTCGGGCTGAATTGTTACGACAACTACCTCCTGGCGAAAGAAGTGGCATTATGTCGGCTGCCTGTGCTGACCGGCATAGGCCATTCCACCAATGAAACGGTTGTCGAAATGATCGTGGGCCAGAATAAAATTACCCCGACCGATGTGGCTTACTTCCTGATCCAGCACTTTCATAACTTTTCAGCAAGGTTGGAGAAGAGTAGCCTGAAAATCATCACTTTATGCGAGAAATTGCTGGAAGAGGAGAAGAGGGGGTGGGGGAAATTAAGGCTGCGTTTTAAACCTGGATTACTGCTCAGGGAAAAGGGGATTGACCTGAAAAACAGATCGGAATGGTTTGCTATGCGGGTACATCAGTTGCTGACCCACCAACAGGTTGTCATAGATAAGTTGGATCAACAGGTACACCTGCTCGATCCGCGAAATATTCTGAGAAGGGGTTACAGCATCACTTATCATGGTGGAAAACCCCTGACGGATACGGCAAGTGTCAATCCCGGAGAAATCATTACCACCCGGCTGTATAAGGGTGAAATTAACAGTGAAATCAAATCAAAAAAGGAATAA
- a CDS encoding T9SS type A sorting domain-containing protein: protein MKIFYFNLSLTFILIIASFNLNAQSPFYFDPQACEATLNINDSAEVHTLLKNATEDTVEFSFPGYTSRDQGGPDNYGYTWIDSEEPGGPDWAWTDISETGYIIEGLGDDNVVGPFEFPFEFPFYGQSKNHFWISANGCISFNDQIIPYANGPIPTNNNYIDFIAWFWDDLTIDTAITRVYLKNFEEKTIVQFTKMVHYPGTESFITAQVVMMVNGTILIRYRQMSEDFETISATAGLQSWNPELGLQVLYNQEYLHSELAVRFDLHRNFIVSVNPASGYLPPNSQETIWITYSSVGFEHGSYEQELKCVSNLPEYTHILLHNVMHVTNPDQAGFKGYVTNAATGLPINEVKVIVGEHYVYTNDQGHYELPLEQGSYNVHFIREDYQTKIVEDTTAVAGYSILDVELEGYYYLVGRVYAGENPIETGFAYGYKMLEGTVVDIYAEMVGEEGWYEFSGLSSAHYIVKAEPSPNSIYYGDYLPTYYGDVLHWEEATVINLVQSTDDAHINLVLVTNAPEGPGSISGSIDNGKSANIPIILRTAEPGTAVMTYSSTDGSFLFSNLAYGTYEIFAEIPGKSIIPQPIVLDEVHPSAESIDMMILESEIIFLGIAESEVFENMPVIYPNPALDYLNISLKLKKPVSMNIELADPLGRVIIHQVKMINGNENISLNLDYLPKGIYFLKLEANQEVVVKRFIKN from the coding sequence ATGAAAATCTTCTACTTTAACCTCAGTCTCACCTTTATCCTTATCATCGCTTCCTTTAACCTCAATGCACAGTCGCCGTTTTATTTTGATCCGCAGGCATGCGAAGCTACCCTGAATATCAACGATTCAGCAGAGGTTCATACTCTTCTGAAAAATGCCACAGAAGATACAGTTGAATTTTCTTTCCCCGGATATACTTCCCGGGATCAGGGCGGCCCGGATAATTATGGGTACACCTGGATAGATAGTGAAGAACCTGGAGGTCCTGATTGGGCATGGACTGATATATCCGAAACCGGCTACATTATTGAAGGGCTTGGAGATGATAATGTCGTTGGTCCTTTTGAATTTCCATTTGAATTTCCATTTTATGGACAGTCTAAGAACCATTTCTGGATCAGCGCGAACGGCTGTATAAGTTTCAATGATCAGATCATACCCTATGCCAATGGCCCGATTCCGACCAATAACAATTATATTGATTTCATCGCCTGGTTCTGGGATGACCTTACCATCGATACGGCAATCACAAGAGTATATTTAAAAAACTTTGAGGAGAAGACCATCGTTCAATTCACTAAAATGGTTCATTATCCGGGTACTGAATCTTTTATTACAGCACAGGTTGTCATGATGGTCAATGGTACTATCCTGATCCGGTACAGGCAAATGAGTGAAGATTTTGAAACAATCAGCGCTACTGCGGGACTCCAGTCCTGGAACCCGGAATTGGGCTTACAGGTGTTATATAATCAGGAATACCTTCATTCAGAGCTGGCTGTCCGCTTCGATCTTCACAGGAATTTTATTGTTTCAGTAAACCCGGCATCAGGTTACCTCCCTCCAAATTCACAGGAAACCATCTGGATCACATACAGTTCCGTAGGTTTTGAACATGGATCCTATGAACAGGAACTGAAATGTGTTTCAAACTTACCTGAATACACGCATATATTACTCCATAATGTGATGCACGTAACGAATCCCGATCAGGCCGGATTCAAGGGGTATGTCACGAATGCCGCCACCGGTTTGCCGATAAATGAAGTCAAGGTTATCGTTGGAGAACACTATGTTTATACAAATGACCAGGGCCATTATGAATTGCCACTTGAACAGGGCAGTTATAATGTCCATTTCATAAGAGAAGATTATCAGACGAAGATTGTTGAAGATACCACGGCAGTTGCGGGTTATTCAATCCTGGATGTGGAACTGGAAGGATATTATTACCTTGTCGGGCGTGTTTATGCCGGTGAGAATCCTATAGAAACCGGCTTCGCTTATGGTTATAAAATGCTTGAAGGAACAGTAGTGGATATCTATGCCGAAATGGTAGGCGAGGAGGGCTGGTATGAATTCAGCGGCCTTTCTTCCGCTCATTATATTGTCAAGGCTGAACCCAGCCCTAATTCAATATATTACGGTGATTATCTGCCAACTTATTACGGTGATGTCCTTCACTGGGAAGAAGCTACTGTGATCAACCTGGTCCAAAGTACTGACGACGCTCACATCAACCTGGTGTTAGTAACCAATGCTCCGGAAGGGCCTGGCAGCATCAGCGGCAGTATTGACAACGGAAAGTCTGCCAACATTCCTATTATCCTGAGGACAGCTGAACCGGGCACAGCAGTGATGACCTATTCGTCGACCGATGGATCCTTTCTTTTTTCTAATCTTGCTTATGGAACTTATGAAATCTTTGCTGAAATCCCCGGAAAATCTATCATCCCTCAACCTATAGTTCTGGATGAAGTTCATCCGTCAGCTGAAAGTATTGATATGATGATCCTTGAAAGTGAAATCATCTTTCTGGGAATTGCAGAATCAGAAGTATTCGAAAATATGCCGGTCATTTATCCGAATCCGGCATTGGATTATCTGAATATCAGCTTAAAGCTTAAAAAACCCGTTTCCATGAATATTGAGCTGGCCGATCCCCTGGGAAGGGTGATCATTCATCAGGTTAAAATGATTAATGGAAATGAGAACATTTCATTGAATCTGGACTATCTTCCTAAAGGCATATATTTTCTGAAACTTGAAGCGAATCAAGAGGTTGTCGTCAAAAGGTTTATAAAAAATTAA
- a CDS encoding histidine kinase: MARTIKNHLEIVYIILWVTLSVIHFSLLYYGYGLDPWVAFADSLVFNFLFALIGSGLWFMVRYSDLQTKTIGELAFYHLSGAAVTIFAWMMAGYLILNNIFTDDLFYHAFLKQTLSLRIISGVMFYALLVTGYYLLINFRELKEKSQREAQLTNLLKEAELNMLRSQIRPHFLFNSLNSISSLTMTNPDKAQEMVIKLSEFMRYSLNFPDTMISTLEKELHHVELYLDIEKVRFGNRLAFEKLIQPESIEWSVPVMILQPLLENSVKYGVYESSGTTKISLEACLDDEVLEIKIGNTFDPEAKVKKGTGTGLKNIRERLLNLYGTSSLMKINQSDDYFEVILRIPKYAR; this comes from the coding sequence ATGGCCAGGACCATAAAAAATCATCTTGAAATCGTTTATATCATTTTGTGGGTGACGCTCAGCGTCATCCACTTTTCCCTTTTATATTATGGCTATGGCCTTGATCCCTGGGTGGCATTTGCCGACAGCCTGGTTTTTAATTTTCTGTTTGCCCTTATCGGCAGCGGCCTCTGGTTTATGGTCCGCTATTCCGATCTTCAGACTAAAACTATCGGTGAACTCGCCTTCTATCATCTCTCCGGCGCAGCCGTGACGATCTTTGCCTGGATGATGGCCGGTTACCTCATTCTCAACAACATCTTTACCGACGATCTTTTTTACCATGCTTTTCTGAAACAAACCCTTTCGCTCCGGATCATATCCGGCGTAATGTTCTATGCCCTGCTCGTGACCGGGTATTACCTCCTGATCAATTTCCGCGAACTCAAGGAAAAAAGCCAGCGGGAGGCGCAACTGACGAACCTGCTTAAGGAAGCCGAGCTAAATATGCTTCGCTCCCAGATCCGTCCGCATTTCCTCTTCAACAGTCTCAATTCTATCAGTTCCCTTACCATGACCAACCCTGACAAAGCCCAGGAAATGGTCATCAAGCTGTCGGAATTCATGCGGTATTCCCTGAATTTTCCGGATACCATGATCAGTACCCTTGAAAAAGAATTGCATCATGTGGAATTGTACCTGGATATTGAGAAAGTTCGCTTTGGCAACCGTCTTGCTTTTGAGAAGCTTATCCAGCCGGAGTCGATAGAGTGGAGCGTACCGGTGATGATCCTTCAGCCTTTGCTGGAGAATTCCGTCAAATATGGGGTTTATGAATCTTCCGGAACGACAAAGATCAGCCTGGAAGCCTGTTTGGATGATGAAGTGCTGGAAATTAAAATAGGGAACACTTTCGATCCTGAGGCGAAAGTCAAAAAAGGGACCGGCACCGGTCTGAAAAACATCAGGGAACGTCTTTTAAATCTATACGGAACAAGCAGTCTGATGAAAATCAATCAATCTGATGATTATTTTGAGGTCATTTTAAGAATTCCAAAATATGCACGATAA
- a CDS encoding KUP/HAK/KT family potassium transporter has translation MKKKTAQISGLSLSGLIITFGIVYGDIGTSPLYVMKAIVAGARTTIDEGYILGALSCIIWTLTLQTTLKYIFITLKADNHGEGGILALYAQIRKKKRWIFVPAIIGAAALLADGVITPSITVVSSVEGLRMISPQVQVLPIALVIIALLFIIQQFGTSSIGKTFGPMMLIWFLMLAILGLSHIFDYPAVLKAFNPVYGIKLLMNYPGGFLLLGAVFLCTTGAEALYSDLGHCGLHNIRISWIFVKSALILNYLGQGAWLLHNPDVLSSGINPFFGIMPAWFLLPGIIIATFAAIIASQALISGSYTILSEAISLNFWPRVKITYPSVYRGQMYISMINWFLFFACCFVILYFRESSNMEAAYGLAITITMLMTTLLMVFYLMKIHRPKILIIGFLVMYLTIEGSFLVANLHKFSYGGWFTLLLTCLLFSIMYTWYRGRQLKKRFLFFKKIINYTDILKDLRNDVTVPKIATNLVYLTRADYKTDVESKILYSIFQKQPKRADHYWLLHLHIVEEPFKLEYKVDNLIPDVLTRVEFVVGFKVQPRLNLFFREVIEDLKESGELDITSNYQSLRKHHIPGDFRFVLIDRIQNYDFDFHTFDQFIMNIYNIIKRIGISDVKAFGLDSSSVLVEKVPLESEEMINEFKSRFRINRFPESHKQ, from the coding sequence GTGAAAAAGAAAACAGCACAGATATCCGGACTCAGCCTTTCCGGTCTCATCATTACATTTGGCATCGTTTACGGAGATATCGGCACATCCCCCCTCTATGTGATGAAAGCCATTGTCGCCGGTGCCAGGACGACCATCGATGAAGGATACATCCTTGGGGCACTTTCATGCATCATCTGGACGCTTACACTGCAAACCACCCTGAAATATATTTTTATCACTCTTAAAGCAGATAATCACGGGGAAGGCGGAATCTTAGCCCTCTATGCCCAGATACGTAAAAAAAAGCGCTGGATTTTCGTTCCGGCTATCATTGGAGCGGCCGCGCTGCTTGCTGATGGGGTGATCACTCCTTCCATTACCGTTGTTTCCTCTGTTGAAGGTCTCCGAATGATCAGTCCGCAAGTCCAGGTTCTTCCGATCGCCCTCGTCATCATCGCCCTGCTGTTTATTATACAACAATTCGGGACTTCTTCTATAGGGAAAACATTCGGGCCTATGATGCTGATCTGGTTCCTGATGCTGGCAATACTTGGATTAAGCCATATCTTTGATTATCCTGCCGTTCTTAAAGCGTTTAACCCGGTATATGGAATTAAATTGCTGATGAATTATCCGGGAGGGTTTTTGCTGCTGGGTGCAGTCTTTCTTTGTACTACCGGTGCTGAAGCCCTTTATTCCGACCTGGGACATTGCGGTCTTCATAATATAAGGATTTCCTGGATCTTCGTCAAATCCGCTCTCATATTAAATTATCTTGGACAAGGGGCATGGTTATTACATAATCCGGATGTACTTTCCTCCGGCATTAACCCGTTTTTCGGCATCATGCCTGCCTGGTTCCTGTTGCCAGGCATTATCATTGCAACATTCGCCGCCATCATTGCCAGCCAGGCGCTGATCTCAGGGTCATACACCATCCTCAGCGAAGCCATCTCATTGAATTTCTGGCCGAGGGTCAAGATCACTTATCCTTCTGTATACCGGGGACAGATGTATATTTCCATGATCAACTGGTTTCTTTTCTTTGCCTGTTGTTTTGTCATCCTGTATTTCAGGGAATCTTCCAACATGGAGGCCGCATATGGCCTGGCCATCACTATCACCATGCTGATGACCACCCTGCTTATGGTCTTCTACCTGATGAAGATACACAGGCCCAAAATTCTGATTATTGGCTTCCTGGTCATGTACCTGACCATCGAAGGTTCATTCCTTGTGGCAAACCTGCACAAATTCAGCTATGGCGGTTGGTTTACGCTGCTGCTCACCTGCCTGCTCTTTTCTATCATGTACACCTGGTACAGGGGGAGGCAACTCAAAAAAAGATTTCTTTTTTTCAAGAAAATCATCAATTATACCGATATATTGAAGGATCTCCGAAACGATGTCACAGTTCCTAAAATTGCTACTAACCTTGTTTATCTAACCAGGGCGGATTATAAAACAGATGTGGAATCAAAAATCCTATATTCCATATTCCAGAAGCAACCGAAACGTGCTGACCATTACTGGCTGTTGCACCTGCACATTGTGGAAGAACCTTTCAAACTTGAGTATAAAGTAGATAATCTGATCCCTGATGTACTGACACGTGTGGAATTTGTCGTTGGATTTAAAGTCCAACCAAGATTAAATCTTTTCTTTCGAGAAGTTATTGAGGATCTGAAAGAGAGCGGCGAGTTAGATATCACCAGCAATTATCAATCACTCAGAAAACATCATATACCCGGTGATTTCCGGTTTGTTCTGATCGACCGTATCCAAAACTATGATTTTGATTTCCACACTTTTGACCAATTCATTATGAATATCTATAACATCATAAAGAGAATCGGCATTTCTGATGTAAAAGCCTTCGGGCTTGACAGCAGCAGTGTGCTGGTTGAAAAAGTCCCGCTCGAATCCGAGGAAATGATCAATGAATTCAAAAGCCGGTTCAGGATCAACCGGTTTCCGGAATCTCATAAGCAATAA
- a CDS encoding cell wall-active antibiotics response protein: protein MEQNENTTVRHGMQRKSLVFGLLVLGLGFAWLLHNFGMIGESTWDIIFSWQMLLIAIGVINVVNDSSRGIGWILIAIGGFFMISEAYDLPASFRHVFWPALLIVIGLVLIFGTSKLFRHRDFTISKGEDYIEEVAIFGGRDRYVNSLAFRGGKMVSIFGGSKVDLTKVELAPGNVEIEIVSIFGGSTLIVPSDWNVKLEVFNIFGGYGDKRVRGQVDFNKTLVVRGVAIFGGGEIKSN, encoded by the coding sequence ATGGAACAGAATGAAAACACTACCGTCAGACACGGTATGCAAAGAAAATCGCTTGTATTCGGCTTACTTGTCCTTGGACTTGGATTTGCCTGGCTTCTTCACAACTTTGGGATGATCGGCGAATCAACCTGGGATATCATTTTCTCCTGGCAGATGCTGCTGATAGCCATTGGTGTCATCAACGTGGTAAATGATTCCTCCCGCGGCATTGGCTGGATACTGATCGCTATCGGCGGGTTCTTCATGATTTCTGAAGCATATGATTTGCCAGCAAGCTTCAGGCATGTCTTCTGGCCTGCGTTGCTTATTGTCATCGGCCTGGTACTGATCTTCGGAACCTCAAAACTTTTCCGCCACCGTGATTTCACCATCTCAAAAGGTGAAGATTATATAGAAGAAGTAGCCATTTTCGGGGGGCGTGATCGATATGTCAATTCCCTGGCTTTCCGGGGTGGGAAAATGGTGTCTATCTTTGGGGGATCCAAAGTCGATCTGACCAAGGTTGAACTTGCCCCGGGTAATGTGGAAATCGAGATCGTATCTATCTTTGGTGGCTCAACACTGATTGTGCCATCCGACTGGAACGTTAAACTCGAAGTTTTCAATATCTTTGGAGGTTATGGAGATAAACGGGTAAGAGGACAGGTCGATTTCAACAAAACACTCGTTGTGAGAGGCGTGGCAATCTTTGGTGGTGGAGAGATCAAAAGCAATTGA